Proteins from a genomic interval of Microbacterium abyssi:
- a CDS encoding glycine cleavage system protein R has translation MTTLILTVAGSDRPGLVAAVADIVDAHGGNWESSQLAELAGVFAGVIQVSVASEREGDLQDALRALDGLLTVSVHTGADAVTAAEQPITLQVLGNDRPGIVREVSTVLRAHELSIQDMTTETRDAAMAGGRLFEASVAATVPASADLAALRADLERLTAELQVDITLE, from the coding sequence ATGACCACTCTGATCCTCACCGTCGCCGGATCCGACCGCCCCGGCCTCGTCGCCGCCGTCGCCGACATCGTGGACGCCCACGGCGGCAACTGGGAGAGCAGCCAGCTCGCCGAGCTCGCGGGCGTCTTCGCCGGAGTCATCCAGGTGTCGGTCGCATCAGAGCGGGAGGGCGACCTGCAGGATGCCCTGCGCGCGCTCGACGGACTGCTGACAGTCTCGGTGCACACCGGCGCGGATGCCGTGACCGCCGCCGAGCAGCCCATCACCCTGCAAGTGCTCGGCAACGACCGGCCCGGCATCGTGCGCGAGGTCTCGACCGTGCTGCGCGCGCACGAGCTCAGCATCCAGGACATGACCACCGAGACGCGGGATGCCGCGATGGCCGGCGGCCGGTTGTTCGAGGCATCAGTGGCGGCCACGGTGCCGGCATCCGCCGATCTGGCGGCGCTCCGCGCCGACCTGGAGCGGCTCACTGCCGAGCTCCAGGTCGACATCACGCTGGAGTGA
- the rbsD gene encoding D-ribose pyranase, with product MRKTSTTINPALSRVISETGHTDLIVVTDAGLPIPPGSERIDLAYRPGAPAFFDVLDTVLAEMVVEGATVSAEVADHSPEVLAQLRDRLPGIEIELVPHVEFKKRTHGARAFVRSGEFTPYANVILHAGVAY from the coding sequence ATGCGAAAGACCTCGACGACGATCAACCCCGCGCTCTCGCGCGTGATCAGTGAGACCGGGCACACGGATCTCATCGTGGTGACCGATGCCGGTCTCCCCATTCCGCCCGGCTCCGAGCGGATCGACCTCGCCTATCGCCCGGGCGCCCCTGCGTTCTTCGACGTGCTCGACACTGTGCTCGCCGAGATGGTGGTCGAGGGCGCGACCGTGTCGGCGGAGGTCGCCGACCACAGCCCCGAGGTGCTGGCGCAGTTGCGCGACCGGCTCCCCGGCATCGAGATCGAGCTCGTGCCGCACGTGGAGTTCAAGAAGCGCACGCACGGAGCCCGCGCGTTCGTCCGCTCGGGCGAGTTCACGCCGTACGCCAACGTCATCCTGCACGCAGGGGTGGCGTACTAG
- a CDS encoding SDR family NAD(P)-dependent oxidoreductase yields MSAQLEGLVAIVTGGASGIGAAIAARLHADGAQIAVLDRDTSGADERFAAFTADVSDRASVDAAVAAVAERFGRIDIVVNNAGIGAVGDISVNDDDEWARVLSVNVTGIARVTSAALPWLRRSTAAAVCNTASIASTTGLPQRALYSASKGAVSALTRAMAADHLREGIRVNAVNPGTADTPWVGRLLGQAADPDAERTALEARQPHGRLVSPDEVAAAVAYLVSPAAGSTTGTFIEVDGGMAQLRLRAE; encoded by the coding sequence GTGAGTGCACAGCTGGAAGGTCTCGTCGCGATCGTCACCGGCGGCGCATCCGGCATCGGTGCGGCCATCGCCGCACGGCTGCACGCCGACGGCGCGCAGATCGCCGTGCTCGACCGCGACACGTCCGGCGCCGACGAGCGCTTCGCCGCGTTCACGGCCGACGTCTCGGATCGCGCGAGCGTGGATGCCGCGGTCGCGGCGGTCGCGGAGAGGTTCGGCCGCATCGACATCGTCGTGAACAACGCAGGCATCGGCGCGGTCGGCGACATCAGCGTGAACGACGACGACGAGTGGGCCCGTGTGCTGTCCGTGAACGTAACCGGCATCGCGCGCGTGACTTCGGCCGCCCTGCCGTGGCTGCGCCGGTCGACTGCGGCGGCGGTGTGCAACACGGCATCCATCGCGTCGACGACGGGACTGCCGCAGCGCGCCCTGTACAGCGCGTCGAAGGGCGCCGTCTCTGCGCTCACCCGCGCGATGGCGGCGGACCATCTGCGCGAGGGCATCCGCGTGAACGCCGTGAACCCGGGCACTGCCGACACTCCGTGGGTCGGGCGTCTGCTCGGTCAGGCGGCCGATCCCGACGCGGAGCGCACGGCCCTCGAGGCCCGGCAGCCGCACGGCCGGCTGGTCAGCCCAGACGAGGTCGCGGCTGCCGTCGCGTATCTGGTGAGTCCCGCTGCCGGATCGACGACCGGCACGTTCATCGAGGTCGACGGAGGCATGGCGCAGCTGCGCCTGCGCGCGGAGTAG
- a CDS encoding PLP-dependent cysteine synthase family protein: protein MTSWTSNAIALLEADANRSADTHLHVFPLPAEWGIDLYLKDESVHPTGSLKHRLARSLVLYGLVNGRIRENTTLVEASSGSTAVSEAYFARMLGLDFITVVPRSTSPEKIELIEFYGGRCHYVDRAPDMYGEAERLASECGGHYLDQFTYAERATDWRGNNNIAESVFSQLERERHPIPEWIVVGAGTGGTSATFGRYVRYRQHPTRIAVVDPEGSAFYGGWSTGAADYTTGTPSRIEGIGRPRVEPSFVPSVIDEMLQIPDAASVAAIRLLKERTLHWAGGSTGTNLVGAFQLIARMRAAGRTGSVVTLICDGGARYAGTYYSDEWVATQSWDLAPHRDRMERFLETGVWFP, encoded by the coding sequence ATGACGTCCTGGACCAGCAACGCGATCGCCCTGCTGGAGGCCGACGCCAATCGCAGCGCCGACACGCACCTGCACGTGTTCCCGCTGCCCGCCGAGTGGGGCATCGATCTCTACCTGAAGGACGAGTCGGTGCATCCGACCGGCTCCCTCAAGCATCGCCTCGCCCGCTCGCTCGTCCTATACGGACTGGTGAACGGGCGCATCCGCGAGAACACCACCCTCGTCGAAGCATCCAGCGGATCGACGGCGGTGTCGGAGGCGTACTTCGCCCGGATGCTGGGACTCGACTTCATCACCGTCGTGCCGCGCTCCACCAGCCCGGAGAAGATCGAGCTCATCGAGTTCTACGGCGGACGCTGCCATTACGTGGACCGCGCACCGGACATGTACGGCGAGGCCGAGCGGCTCGCGTCCGAGTGCGGCGGGCACTACCTCGACCAGTTCACGTACGCCGAGCGCGCGACCGATTGGCGCGGCAACAACAACATCGCCGAGAGCGTTTTCAGCCAGCTCGAACGGGAGCGGCATCCGATCCCGGAGTGGATTGTCGTCGGCGCCGGCACCGGCGGCACCAGCGCGACCTTCGGCCGGTACGTTCGCTACCGCCAGCATCCGACCCGCATCGCCGTCGTCGATCCGGAGGGGTCGGCGTTCTACGGCGGCTGGAGCACGGGCGCTGCGGACTACACGACCGGCACGCCCAGCCGCATAGAGGGCATCGGGCGGCCGCGGGTCGAGCCGTCGTTCGTTCCGAGCGTGATCGACGAGATGCTGCAGATCCCGGATGCCGCGTCGGTGGCCGCCATCCGGCTGCTGAAGGAGCGCACGCTGCACTGGGCGGGCGGGTCGACCGGCACCAACCTGGTCGGCGCGTTCCAGCTCATCGCCCGGATGCGCGCTGCCGGCCGGACGGGCAGCGTCGTGACGCTGATCTGCGACGGCGGTGCTCGCTATGCCGGCACGTACTACTCCGATGAGTGGGTCGCGACGCAGAGCTGGGATCTCGCCCCGCACCGCGACCGGATGGAGCGCTTCCTGGAAACCGGCGTCTGGTTCCCCTGA
- a CDS encoding amidohydrolase family protein: MRVLDSHLHLWNPSRLAYDWLEGPLLARFAAEEVAAARRPEDEHAAVFVQADCAPEQFFDEVEWVASIAATTGVEGIVAGVRLDRGAETERDLDAVAQHPLVVGVRHLLQGEADGFAGDEAFRAGAQMLAERDLTFDACVRGVTQLRDVAALAADLPRLRMVLDHLGKPEVGTAGSPVAPSAEWADALRAVAAHEQVFCKLSGLPAEAGGDWSPVQLEPFFDVALSAFGEDRLMFGSDWPVSAVTSSPRGAVIDPDVIGAWADAVASWAASRDLAVDAIMWDNAARFYGLA, from the coding sequence ATGCGTGTTCTTGATTCACACCTGCACCTGTGGAACCCGTCCCGACTGGCGTACGACTGGCTGGAGGGACCGTTGCTCGCGCGCTTCGCCGCGGAGGAGGTGGCGGCGGCGCGAAGGCCGGAAGACGAGCACGCGGCGGTCTTCGTGCAGGCCGATTGCGCGCCCGAGCAGTTCTTCGACGAGGTCGAGTGGGTCGCCTCGATCGCCGCGACCACGGGCGTCGAGGGCATCGTCGCAGGTGTCCGGCTCGATCGCGGCGCTGAGACGGAACGAGACCTGGATGCTGTCGCGCAGCATCCGCTTGTCGTCGGCGTCCGGCATCTGCTGCAGGGCGAGGCGGACGGGTTCGCCGGGGACGAGGCTTTCCGCGCCGGCGCTCAGATGCTCGCGGAGCGAGACCTGACCTTCGATGCATGTGTGCGCGGCGTGACCCAGCTGCGCGACGTCGCCGCGCTCGCCGCCGATCTCCCGCGGCTGCGGATGGTGCTCGACCACCTGGGAAAGCCCGAGGTCGGGACCGCGGGGTCGCCGGTCGCACCGTCTGCGGAATGGGCGGATGCTCTGCGCGCTGTTGCCGCGCACGAACAGGTGTTCTGCAAACTGTCCGGCCTGCCGGCCGAGGCGGGCGGTGACTGGAGCCCCGTCCAGCTGGAGCCGTTCTTCGATGTCGCGCTGTCGGCGTTCGGCGAGGATCGGCTGATGTTCGGCAGCGACTGGCCGGTCTCAGCGGTCACCTCCTCCCCGCGCGGCGCAGTCATCGACCCTGATGTGATCGGCGCGTGGGCGGACGCGGTCGCGTCCTGGGCGGCATCCCGCGATCTCGCCGTCGACGCGATCATGTGGGACAACGCCGCGCGCTTCTACGGACTCGCGTAG
- a CDS encoding ribokinase has product MPASPTEGRTGVVIVGSVTADVTTFSQRLPARGETILGDQFTLFLGGKGANQAVAAGRAGARTSFVGCVGDDLFHDLIVDGLTDAGVDLAHLRTVPGPTGIAHIRVDASAQNDIVMVPLANAELSTAQIDAALDDLASTASVLLTQLETPSALTTHITSRGQELGFTVILDPAPAAPLPADVWGSIDIVTPNETEASVLSGIEVTDAASAEQAGRWFLDQGVGAAVITLAAQGSCVVTPEGSTIVTPMPVEAVDTTAAGDAYAGYLGAALANGATLTDAVRVATAAGALTVTKHGASPSLPVRADVDAFLAQRGDGTLHNDSAARAS; this is encoded by the coding sequence ATGCCCGCCTCCCCCACCGAAGGACGCACCGGCGTCGTCATCGTCGGAAGCGTCACGGCGGATGTGACGACCTTCTCCCAGCGCCTCCCCGCCAGGGGCGAGACCATCCTCGGCGATCAGTTCACGCTGTTCCTCGGCGGCAAGGGCGCGAACCAGGCGGTCGCTGCCGGACGCGCCGGCGCCCGCACCAGCTTCGTCGGCTGCGTCGGCGACGACCTGTTCCACGACCTCATCGTCGACGGCCTGACGGATGCCGGCGTGGACCTCGCGCACCTGCGCACCGTCCCCGGCCCGACCGGCATCGCCCACATCCGGGTGGATGCCTCGGCGCAGAACGACATCGTCATGGTTCCGCTCGCGAACGCCGAGCTCAGCACTGCGCAGATCGACGCGGCGCTGGACGACCTCGCCAGCACGGCATCCGTTCTGCTGACCCAGCTCGAGACGCCGTCGGCTCTCACCACGCACATCACGTCGCGCGGACAGGAACTCGGCTTCACCGTCATCCTCGACCCGGCCCCCGCCGCTCCCCTGCCCGCCGACGTGTGGGGCAGCATCGACATCGTCACGCCGAACGAGACGGAGGCCTCGGTGCTCAGCGGCATCGAGGTGACGGATGCCGCAAGCGCCGAACAGGCCGGACGCTGGTTCCTCGACCAGGGCGTCGGCGCCGCCGTCATCACCCTCGCCGCGCAGGGCTCCTGCGTCGTGACGCCGGAGGGCAGCACCATCGTCACGCCGATGCCTGTGGAGGCCGTCGACACCACCGCCGCAGGCGACGCGTACGCCGGGTACCTCGGCGCCGCGCTCGCGAACGGTGCGACGCTGACCGATGCCGTCCGCGTGGCCACCGCCGCCGGGGCCCTCACCGTCACGAAGCACGGTGCCTCTCCGAGCCTTCCCGTCCGCGCCGATGTCGACGCCTTCCTCGCCCAGCGCGGCGACGGCACCCTGCATAACGACAGCGCCGCGCGCGCATCCTGA
- a CDS encoding transaldolase family protein encodes MSAAASAPRLYVDSADLDRVSRLLRAGVVHGVTTNPTILERGGRSADEIPDLYARWKDEGAREIFFQTWGASRRELLANAEPIRTLGDRVAVKVPATAEGFAAASALVSDGVSVLVTAVYSVGQALAAASIGARYIAPYLGRLRDAGVDGDTLIARMQEVCAGSETNVLAASLRSAEDIVSLRLAGVPYFTAAPDVLDELLFHEVSDRSAAEFEAAMGRIGA; translated from the coding sequence ATGTCTGCTGCCGCCTCCGCTCCGCGCCTGTACGTCGACAGCGCCGACCTCGATCGGGTCTCCCGGCTGCTGCGCGCCGGTGTCGTGCACGGCGTGACGACCAACCCCACGATCCTCGAGCGGGGCGGGCGCAGTGCCGACGAGATCCCTGACCTCTACGCCCGCTGGAAGGACGAGGGCGCGCGGGAGATCTTCTTCCAGACCTGGGGCGCGTCGCGCCGGGAGCTGCTGGCCAATGCGGAGCCCATCCGCACGCTCGGCGACCGGGTGGCCGTTAAGGTCCCCGCCACGGCCGAGGGGTTCGCCGCGGCATCCGCCCTCGTCTCCGACGGGGTGAGCGTTCTCGTGACGGCCGTGTACTCGGTCGGTCAGGCGCTCGCCGCCGCGAGCATCGGCGCGCGGTACATCGCGCCGTACCTCGGCCGGTTGCGCGACGCGGGCGTCGACGGCGACACGCTGATCGCCAGGATGCAGGAGGTCTGTGCGGGCAGCGAGACGAACGTGCTCGCTGCGAGCCTCCGCTCTGCGGAGGACATCGTCTCGCTGCGACTGGCGGGCGTGCCGTACTTCACGGCCGCGCCGGACGTGCTCGACGAACTGCTGTTCCACGAGGTCAGCGACCGCTCGGCAGCGGAGTTCGAGGCCGCGATGGGCCGCATCGGCGCGTAG
- a CDS encoding FadR/GntR family transcriptional regulator yields the protein MAVTDEAIEKIKAMIVSGELSPGDRLPPEKELAERLGLSRNSMREAVKALEVIRVLDVRRGDGTYVTSLEPHLLLEAISFVADMHDDDSLLEIFAVRRMLESQATGLAATLGTDDAVAALHAEISSLDADVTIDDLVDHDIRFHREIVRMAGNTYLASLIESLSGQTVRARVWRGLTEQGAVERTLSEHRAIADAIAQHDPNLATSLATAHIAGVERWLRQAATA from the coding sequence ATGGCTGTCACCGATGAGGCGATCGAGAAGATCAAGGCGATGATCGTGTCCGGAGAGCTCTCCCCCGGCGACCGCCTGCCGCCCGAGAAGGAGCTCGCCGAGCGGCTCGGACTCTCGCGCAATTCGATGCGCGAGGCGGTGAAGGCCCTCGAGGTCATCCGAGTGCTCGATGTGCGCCGCGGCGACGGCACGTACGTCACCAGCCTCGAGCCTCACCTGCTGCTCGAGGCGATCTCCTTCGTCGCCGACATGCACGACGACGACTCTCTCCTCGAGATCTTCGCCGTGCGGCGGATGCTGGAGTCCCAGGCCACCGGACTCGCTGCGACGCTGGGCACCGATGACGCCGTCGCCGCGCTCCACGCCGAGATCTCGTCCCTCGACGCCGACGTTACGATCGACGATCTCGTCGATCACGACATCCGCTTCCACCGTGAGATCGTGCGGATGGCCGGCAACACCTACCTCGCGAGCCTGATCGAGAGCCTCAGCGGCCAGACGGTGCGGGCCAGGGTGTGGCGTGGACTCACCGAGCAGGGCGCGGTCGAGCGGACGCTGTCCGAGCACCGTGCGATCGCCGACGCGATCGCACAGCACGATCCGAACCTGGCCACATCGCTCGCCACCGCGCACATCGCCGGCGTCGAGCGCTGGCTGCGTCAGGCCGCGACTGCCTGA
- a CDS encoding aldo/keto reductase family protein has product MVNYRYLGNSGLKVSEITYGNWVTHASQVEDDAAVRTVHAALDAGITTFDTADTYANTAAEVILGKALEGQRRESLEIFTKVYFPTGPKGPNDTGLSRKHILESINGSLKRLGTDYVDLYQAHRFDYETPLEETFQAFADVVRQGKALYIGVSEWTAEQLREGHALAKQLGVQLISNQPEYSMLHRAIEGKVVPASEELGISQIVWSPMAQGVLSGKYLPGQPVPEGSRATDEKSGAHFIQRFLNDEVLTAVQRLKPIAEQAGLTMPQLAIAWVLQNPNVAAALVGASRPEQLADTVKASGVGLDADTLAAIDEALGGTVNRDAEHTYSVSPKTRLA; this is encoded by the coding sequence ATGGTCAACTATCGCTACCTCGGAAACAGCGGCCTCAAGGTCTCGGAGATCACCTACGGCAACTGGGTCACCCACGCATCCCAAGTCGAAGACGACGCCGCGGTTCGGACCGTGCACGCGGCGCTCGACGCCGGCATCACCACGTTCGATACCGCCGACACCTACGCCAACACGGCGGCCGAGGTCATCCTCGGCAAGGCGCTCGAGGGCCAGCGACGCGAGAGCCTCGAGATCTTCACCAAGGTGTACTTCCCGACCGGACCCAAGGGCCCGAACGACACCGGACTGTCCCGCAAGCACATCCTCGAGTCGATCAACGGCTCGCTGAAGCGCCTCGGCACCGACTACGTCGACCTGTACCAGGCGCACCGCTTCGACTACGAGACACCGCTGGAGGAGACCTTCCAGGCGTTCGCCGATGTGGTTCGTCAGGGCAAGGCGCTGTACATCGGCGTCAGCGAATGGACCGCAGAGCAGCTGCGCGAGGGGCACGCGCTGGCGAAGCAGCTGGGCGTGCAGCTCATCTCGAACCAGCCGGAGTACTCGATGCTGCACCGAGCCATCGAGGGCAAGGTGGTGCCGGCATCCGAAGAGCTCGGCATCTCGCAGATCGTGTGGTCGCCGATGGCGCAGGGCGTGCTGAGCGGCAAGTACCTGCCCGGGCAGCCGGTGCCGGAGGGATCGCGTGCGACGGATGAGAAGAGTGGTGCGCACTTCATCCAGCGCTTCCTGAATGACGAGGTGCTGACGGCCGTGCAGCGGCTGAAGCCGATCGCCGAGCAGGCAGGGCTGACGATGCCGCAGCTCGCGATCGCGTGGGTGCTGCAGAACCCCAACGTCGCGGCGGCGCTGGTCGGAGCATCCCGGCCCGAGCAGCTCGCCGACACGGTCAAGGCCTCGGGCGTCGGACTCGACGCCGACACGCTCGCGGCGATCGATGAGGCGCTCGGCGGCACGGTCAACCGCGACGCCGAGCACACCTATTCGGTCTCGCCGAAGACACGGTTGGCCTGA
- a CDS encoding fumarylacetoacetate hydrolase family protein, protein MKFARLGAPGSEIPVLIDGDRHLDLRPVTSDVNGDFLAGDFRTRVAEALAAGELPELENAADLRIGAPIARPSAVICIGMNYAAHAAESGSEPPKIPIIFLKTPNTVVGPNDTVTIPRGSEKTDWEVELGIVIGARVAYLDSPDEADSHIAGYVTANDVSERDFQMAVSGGQWSKGKIAAGFNPTGPWLVTPDEVDAGALNLRSFVNGEPRQDSNTSDMIFDVRTIVHHLSQYVTLEPGDLILTGTPQGVALSGKYPYLTDGDVVDIEIDGLGHQRQKFVAWESAK, encoded by the coding sequence ATGAAGTTCGCGCGGCTTGGCGCCCCTGGATCCGAGATTCCCGTCCTGATCGACGGCGACCGACACCTCGACCTCCGGCCTGTGACATCCGATGTCAACGGAGACTTCCTCGCCGGCGACTTCCGCACTCGCGTGGCCGAGGCGCTGGCAGCCGGAGAGCTTCCCGAACTCGAGAACGCTGCGGATCTGCGCATCGGCGCCCCGATCGCCCGGCCGAGCGCGGTGATCTGCATCGGCATGAACTACGCCGCGCACGCGGCGGAATCGGGTTCCGAGCCGCCGAAGATCCCGATCATCTTCCTGAAGACGCCGAACACCGTGGTCGGCCCGAATGACACCGTGACGATCCCCCGAGGCAGCGAGAAGACCGACTGGGAGGTCGAGCTCGGCATCGTCATCGGCGCCCGCGTCGCCTACCTCGACTCGCCGGACGAAGCCGACTCGCACATCGCCGGCTACGTCACCGCGAACGACGTCTCCGAGCGCGACTTCCAGATGGCGGTCTCGGGCGGACAGTGGTCGAAGGGCAAGATCGCGGCGGGCTTCAACCCGACGGGCCCTTGGCTCGTCACCCCGGACGAGGTCGACGCCGGAGCCCTCAACCTGCGGAGTTTCGTGAACGGCGAGCCCCGTCAGGACTCGAACACCTCGGACATGATCTTCGACGTGCGCACCATCGTGCACCACCTGTCGCAGTACGTGACTCTCGAGCCCGGCGACCTCATCCTCACCGGCACCCCGCAGGGCGTGGCGCTGTCGGGCAAGTACCCGTATCTCACCGATGGTGACGTCGTCGACATCGAGATCGACGGGCTCGGACACCAGCGCCAGAAGTTCGTCGCGTGGGAGTCGGCGAAGTGA
- a CDS encoding GntR family transcriptional regulator, protein MSAQRGADAIDRHSAAPMYDQLRQLIIDGIERDGLQPGDPLPGEHRLCERYGISRTVVRQALAQLEHEGMVERVKGKGTFVSRPRTSESLVHTLIGLYDDVERRGGHVHSDILRHEREDADPEVAAALEVPIGSPVIALERLRHVDGEPWSLSTTWMPEAVGAVTLGVDLSEASLYRLLADHGIQATDGVRSAEATVATHDHAQHLGVSAGSALLRLRSVSRDASGIPIEYFVALHRGDRSRFEFRLRQEQSQASLLHVDGTGGTSRAGTVSV, encoded by the coding sequence ATGTCCGCCCAGCGCGGCGCCGATGCGATCGACCGGCACTCCGCAGCGCCGATGTACGACCAGTTGCGCCAGCTCATCATCGACGGTATCGAACGCGACGGCCTCCAGCCCGGCGATCCGCTCCCCGGCGAGCACCGGCTGTGCGAGCGCTACGGCATCTCCCGCACGGTGGTGCGGCAGGCGCTCGCCCAGCTCGAGCACGAGGGCATGGTGGAGCGGGTCAAGGGCAAGGGCACGTTCGTGTCTCGCCCGCGGACGAGCGAGTCGCTGGTGCACACCCTGATCGGCCTGTACGACGATGTCGAGCGGCGCGGCGGTCACGTGCACAGCGACATCCTGCGCCATGAGCGCGAGGATGCCGACCCCGAGGTCGCCGCCGCTCTCGAGGTGCCCATCGGCTCTCCCGTGATCGCCCTCGAGCGGCTCCGGCACGTGGACGGCGAACCGTGGTCGCTGTCGACGACCTGGATGCCGGAAGCCGTCGGCGCCGTCACCCTCGGGGTCGACCTGTCCGAGGCATCCCTCTACCGGCTGCTCGCCGACCACGGCATCCAGGCCACGGACGGCGTGCGCTCCGCCGAGGCGACCGTCGCGACTCACGATCACGCTCAGCACCTGGGCGTCAGCGCGGGGTCGGCGCTGCTGCGCCTGCGCAGCGTCAGCCGAGATGCGTCCGGAATTCCGATCGAGTACTTCGTCGCGCTGCACCGCGGTGACCGCTCGAGATTCGAGTTCCGGCTGCGACAGGAGCAGTCCCAGGCGTCGCTTCTGCATGTCGATGGCACCGGTGGCACGTCCAGGGCGGGTACAGTCTCTGTCTGA